The Gemmata palustris genome includes a region encoding these proteins:
- the rpiA gene encoding ribose-5-phosphate isomerase RpiA, with the protein MAESTPDTSAIAARAVELIAPDTVVGLGTGRAATAFIHALGAKVRAGLQIRGLPTSEVSAVLAQKLGIPLVTFDDIDRIDVTVDGADEIDPNGDLIKGYGGALVREKIVAAYSRKFVVLAGAEKVVSVLGERGTLPVEVVSFALTPCRKHLEEMGYPSRPRMKDGQIVVTDNGNYILDCKTTAIIDPAETETKMLAIPGVVGTGLFVNMAHTIMVQAADGSVEVRCGSAT; encoded by the coding sequence ATGGCCGAGAGCACGCCCGACACCAGCGCCATTGCCGCCCGCGCGGTCGAACTCATTGCCCCGGACACGGTCGTCGGGCTCGGGACCGGGCGCGCGGCGACCGCGTTCATTCACGCACTCGGTGCGAAGGTGCGAGCCGGTTTACAAATTCGCGGGCTGCCGACGTCCGAAGTGTCCGCGGTGCTGGCGCAGAAACTCGGCATCCCCCTCGTGACCTTCGACGACATCGACCGCATTGATGTGACCGTGGACGGCGCGGACGAAATCGACCCGAACGGCGACCTCATCAAAGGGTACGGCGGCGCGCTCGTGCGCGAGAAAATCGTCGCGGCGTACTCGCGCAAGTTCGTCGTGCTCGCGGGGGCCGAAAAGGTCGTGTCGGTGTTGGGCGAGCGCGGGACGCTGCCGGTGGAAGTGGTGTCGTTCGCACTGACGCCGTGCCGCAAGCACCTCGAAGAGATGGGCTACCCCTCGCGACCGCGCATGAAAGACGGGCAGATCGTCGTGACCGACAACGGGAACTACATCCTCGATTGCAAAACGACCGCGATCATCGACCCGGCGGAAACGGAAACGAAGATGCTCGCGATTCCCGGCGTCGTCGGCACCGGGCTGTTCGTGAACATGGCCCACACCATCATGGTCCAAGCAGCAGACGGCAGCGTGGAAGTGCGCTGCGGCAGCGCGACGTGA
- a CDS encoding prolyl oligopeptidase family serine peptidase, translated as MRLTRWAMTATIAALAATLVSTTRAEEPKKLKYPDTKKGEVVDEYHGTKVADPYRWLEDDVRKSKDVAAWVEAENKVTTAFLESIPEREAIKKRITDLWNYEKISAPSRHSGRYFFFKNDGLQNQNVLYVQDTLDGDAKMLMDPNTWTKDGTVALAGLEVSDDAKLIAYGTAEAGSDWNVWKVLDVATGKPRADELKWVKFSSASWTKDNAGFYYSRFPEPKTGAAFQDLNVDMKLYYHKLGAPQSEDKLVYERTDNPKWTIGGGVTEDGKFLIISIGDGTTSNKVRLAYRDLTAPDSKVVELVDNHDNKFSFLGNDAGVFYFKTDYNAPKNQIIAIDTKNPDKKNWKTIIAEAKEVLDSVDLVGNRFICSYLKDAKTAVKVHEVDGKFVRDVELPGIGTATGFNGKREDTETFYTFSSFATPTSIYRYDPATGESKLIRQAKVKFDPSLYEVKQIFYASKDGTKVPMFIAHKKGIKLDGTNPTLLYGYGGFNISLTPGFSVSRLQWMEMGGVFAVANLRGGGEYGDEWHRAGTKLQKQNVFDDFIAAGEYLVKEKYTSPKKLAIQGGSNGGLLVGACLTQRPDLYGAALPAVGVMDMLRFQKFTAGRFWVDDYGSSDSSSEFNELYKFSPYHVLLKNGAKAYPPTMVTTADTDDRVVPGHSFKFAAALQANHTGPNPVLIRIETKAGHGAGKPTAKVIEEVADQWAFLVKTLDFKPEIGK; from the coding sequence ATGCGCCTGACACGCTGGGCCATGACAGCGACGATCGCGGCACTCGCCGCGACACTGGTTTCGACCACCCGAGCCGAGGAGCCGAAGAAGTTGAAGTACCCCGATACCAAGAAGGGCGAGGTCGTAGACGAGTACCACGGCACGAAGGTCGCCGACCCGTACCGGTGGCTCGAGGACGACGTGCGCAAGTCGAAGGACGTGGCCGCGTGGGTCGAAGCCGAGAACAAGGTGACCACCGCGTTCCTCGAATCGATCCCCGAGCGCGAGGCGATCAAGAAGCGCATCACCGACCTCTGGAACTACGAGAAGATCTCCGCCCCGTCCCGGCACAGCGGCCGGTACTTCTTCTTCAAGAACGACGGGCTCCAGAACCAGAACGTGCTGTACGTCCAGGACACGCTCGACGGCGACGCGAAGATGCTCATGGACCCGAACACCTGGACCAAAGACGGTACCGTCGCCCTCGCCGGACTGGAAGTGAGCGACGACGCAAAGCTCATCGCTTACGGCACCGCCGAAGCCGGCTCGGACTGGAACGTGTGGAAGGTGCTCGACGTGGCGACCGGCAAGCCCCGCGCCGACGAACTGAAGTGGGTGAAGTTCAGTAGCGCGTCGTGGACGAAGGACAACGCGGGCTTCTACTACAGTCGGTTCCCGGAACCGAAGACCGGCGCCGCGTTCCAGGACCTGAACGTGGACATGAAGCTTTACTACCACAAGCTCGGCGCGCCGCAGAGTGAAGACAAGCTCGTCTACGAGCGCACGGACAACCCGAAGTGGACCATCGGCGGCGGCGTGACCGAGGACGGCAAGTTCCTCATCATCTCCATCGGCGACGGCACCACCAGCAACAAGGTCCGCCTCGCGTACCGGGATCTCACCGCCCCCGACAGCAAGGTCGTCGAGCTCGTTGACAACCACGACAACAAGTTCAGCTTCCTGGGCAACGACGCGGGCGTGTTCTACTTCAAGACCGACTACAACGCGCCGAAGAACCAGATCATCGCGATCGACACCAAGAACCCCGACAAGAAGAACTGGAAGACGATCATCGCGGAGGCGAAGGAAGTCCTCGACAGCGTGGACCTGGTGGGTAACCGCTTCATTTGCAGCTATCTGAAGGACGCGAAGACGGCGGTGAAGGTCCACGAAGTGGACGGCAAGTTCGTCCGCGACGTGGAGTTGCCCGGCATCGGCACCGCGACCGGCTTCAACGGCAAGCGCGAGGACACGGAAACGTTCTACACGTTCTCCAGCTTCGCCACGCCCACGAGCATTTATCGCTACGACCCCGCGACCGGCGAGAGCAAGCTGATCCGCCAGGCGAAGGTGAAGTTCGATCCCTCGTTGTACGAAGTGAAGCAGATCTTCTACGCGAGCAAGGACGGCACCAAGGTGCCGATGTTCATTGCCCACAAGAAGGGCATCAAACTGGACGGCACGAACCCCACCCTGCTCTACGGCTACGGCGGGTTCAACATCTCGCTGACGCCGGGGTTCTCGGTGTCGCGGTTGCAGTGGATGGAGATGGGCGGCGTCTTCGCCGTTGCCAACCTCCGCGGCGGCGGTGAGTACGGCGACGAGTGGCACCGCGCCGGGACGAAGCTCCAGAAGCAGAACGTGTTCGACGACTTCATCGCGGCCGGCGAGTATCTGGTGAAAGAGAAGTACACCTCGCCGAAGAAGCTCGCGATCCAGGGCGGCAGCAACGGCGGGCTGCTCGTGGGCGCGTGCCTGACGCAACGGCCCGACCTGTACGGCGCAGCGCTGCCGGCCGTGGGCGTGATGGACATGCTGCGGTTCCAGAAGTTCACCGCGGGCCGGTTCTGGGTGGACGACTACGGTTCGAGCGACAGCAGCAGCGAGTTCAACGAACTGTACAAGTTCAGCCCGTACCACGTGCTCCTGAAGAACGGCGCGAAGGCGTACCCGCCGACGATGGTGACGACGGCCGACACCGACGACCGCGTGGTGCCGGGACACAGCTTCAAGTTCGCAGCGGCGCTGCAAGCGAACCACACCGGCCCGAACCCGGTGCTGATCCGCATCGAGACGAAGGCCGGGCACGGCGCCGGGAAGCCGACCGCGAAGGTGATCGAGGAAGTCGCCGACCAGTGGGCGTTCCTCGTGAAGACGCTCGACTTCAAGCCGGAAATCGGGAAGTGA
- a CDS encoding TIGR02996 domain-containing protein, with amino-acid sequence MSEADERSAFYQAIMDNWNDDTPRLVFADWLDERGDELSRLRAELIRLQCELARYQREKETPPDGMNERDRKLQQVIRDYFAQRGFTLEDNHGEADFERGFVESWGYVFDAKLLNAGDEEGWALLGPVVIDGVSLGRDQNERTPSSECVQLVSSPGVNYWVSYRNGDEKTIGEANCIALFKKGRFVNLRRITITEQARGQGWDGEELVTIGNGGLKAIAENPALAKLTHLKLWWAGFSDDGLKALAEANHLRSIRKLSLADEFTDTGVVALAASPVLETVERLHLNGHLTGRSLQHLMASPRLKSLHTLDLSVWTSGTHEHDHLDRLDWSLVFDDLGVEAFVNSPLLPQLKVLKLSDCGISPEGAQKLAQAAPRMTSLKRLSSIGLYCELLEQACRKCRGHNVRIEREYFDQKD; translated from the coding sequence ATGTCCGAAGCCGACGAGCGCAGCGCCTTTTATCAGGCGATCATGGACAACTGGAACGACGACACCCCACGCTTGGTCTTTGCCGACTGGCTCGACGAGCGCGGTGACGAGCTGAGCCGCCTCCGCGCAGAACTAATTCGCCTGCAATGCGAACTCGCACGGTACCAACGCGAGAAGGAAACTCCACCGGACGGAATGAACGAGCGCGATCGGAAACTCCAGCAGGTGATACGCGATTACTTCGCCCAGCGTGGCTTCACACTCGAAGACAACCACGGCGAGGCTGATTTTGAGCGCGGCTTTGTCGAGAGTTGGGGGTACGTGTTCGATGCGAAATTGCTCAACGCAGGAGACGAAGAAGGCTGGGCCTTACTCGGCCCGGTAGTTATCGACGGCGTATCACTTGGTCGTGATCAGAACGAGCGAACTCCTTCTTCAGAGTGCGTTCAACTTGTTTCCTCCCCCGGCGTCAATTACTGGGTGTCTTACCGCAATGGCGATGAAAAAACGATTGGCGAAGCGAACTGTATCGCGCTTTTCAAAAAAGGTCGGTTCGTCAACCTCCGGCGGATCACCATCACCGAGCAAGCGCGAGGGCAAGGTTGGGACGGGGAGGAACTCGTTACTATTGGTAACGGAGGTCTGAAAGCAATTGCGGAGAATCCGGCCCTTGCGAAGTTAACCCACCTCAAACTCTGGTGGGCCGGGTTCAGCGACGACGGGCTCAAGGCTCTCGCAGAAGCAAATCATCTGCGCAGTATTCGCAAGTTGAGTCTCGCCGACGAATTTACGGACACGGGAGTCGTCGCTCTCGCCGCGTCTCCCGTTCTCGAAACCGTTGAGCGCCTGCACCTCAACGGCCACCTCACGGGGCGGAGCTTGCAACACCTGATGGCGTCCCCGCGCCTGAAGTCGCTTCACACACTCGACCTGTCAGTGTGGACGTCGGGCACTCACGAACACGACCACCTCGACCGATTAGACTGGAGCCTCGTGTTCGACGACCTTGGTGTCGAGGCGTTCGTTAACTCGCCGCTATTGCCACAACTCAAGGTTCTCAAACTCAGCGACTGCGGCATTTCACCGGAAGGTGCCCAGAAACTGGCCCAAGCCGCTCCGCGGATGACGTCTCTGAAACGGCTTTCCAGTATTGGCTTGTATTGCGAGTTACTCGAACAGGCGTGCCGCAAGTGCCGCGGGCACAACGTGAGAATCGAGCGGGAGTACTTCGATCAGAAAGACTGA
- a CDS encoding response regulator: MPSDQTPPPRKSRAPHVPQPGASRRALLVADDDDAVREFVRIVLEQAGFAVTTATNGRDAGDLFVATPDAFALVLTDVVMPFATGVELAARVRALRPRLPVLFMSAFPGGPELAPEPLPPDEPLLEKPFPMARLLETVRAAIRAHDPN; encoded by the coding sequence ATGCCGTCTGATCAGACCCCACCGCCCAGAAAAAGCCGCGCGCCACACGTTCCGCAACCGGGTGCGTCCCGGCGCGCGCTCCTCGTCGCCGACGACGACGACGCGGTGCGCGAGTTCGTCCGCATCGTGCTGGAGCAGGCCGGGTTCGCCGTCACCACCGCGACCAACGGGCGCGACGCGGGCGACCTGTTCGTCGCCACCCCGGACGCCTTCGCCCTCGTGCTCACCGACGTCGTGATGCCGTTCGCGACCGGCGTGGAACTGGCCGCGCGGGTGCGTGCCCTGCGCCCGAGGCTGCCGGTCCTCTTCATGTCCGCGTTCCCCGGCGGCCCCGAACTCGCGCCCGAACCGCTCCCGCCCGACGAACCCCTTCTCGAAAAGCCGTTCCCAATGGCCCGCTTGCTCGAAACGGTCCGCGCCGCGATCCGCGCCCACGATCCCAACTGA
- a CDS encoding Uma2 family endonuclease translates to MSTVATPAAPRRLKPHRWTVPEFHRLCRLGLFTGRRPILLDGVILEQGPMDAPHANGVERTDTAVRLAFGTGWRFRIQLPLVLNLHTDPVPDVAIIAGVLTGNLDHPTTAALVIEVSDTTFDTDTTEKAELYATAGIRDYWVLDVANRQLHVFRAPQPLPTKLSATVYRAHTVLGPNDTISPLAAPNATIRVADLLP, encoded by the coding sequence ATGTCCACAGTCGCAACACCCGCTGCGCCGCGACGCCTGAAGCCGCACCGGTGGACCGTTCCCGAATTCCACCGCCTCTGCAGACTGGGGCTGTTTACGGGCCGGCGCCCGATCCTTCTGGACGGGGTGATTCTGGAGCAGGGTCCAATGGACGCACCACACGCGAACGGTGTCGAGCGCACGGACACCGCGGTTCGCCTCGCGTTCGGCACCGGGTGGCGGTTCCGCATCCAACTCCCGCTCGTGCTCAATCTGCACACCGACCCGGTTCCCGACGTCGCTATCATCGCGGGTGTACTCACCGGTAACCTGGATCACCCGACCACGGCCGCTCTCGTGATCGAAGTATCGGATACGACGTTCGACACAGATACCACCGAGAAAGCCGAACTCTACGCTACCGCCGGGATCAGGGACTACTGGGTGTTGGATGTGGCGAACCGACAACTCCACGTCTTCCGTGCCCCGCAACCTCTTCCCACCAAGTTGAGCGCAACAGTGTACCGCGCGCACACCGTCCTCGGCCCGAACGACACCATTTCTCCCCTGGCCGCGCCGAACGCGACGATTCGCGTCGCCGATCTGCTACCGTAG
- a CDS encoding protein kinase domain-containing protein, whose translation MSTTIYPPPITQLPPRHRAAREEVLAAVLDPTRLPAAPAVALQVVTAASRPDCEPSEIVTLLALDSALCGKLLRAVNSCIYGLKQPIASVARAVHVIGLNTVRSLALGLSIPAVKFGRGAESAMRDYWMTSVGGAIIARELAVLVRRANPDDDLVAGLLRDLGELLLRQMYPDTWAKHVEYYGDRLVEDPCGLEIESFGIDHADITAEILQQWKLPPDIVEPIRYHHQPALAATGGKVHQNRAELLQFANYLVQLDTVAQNPELLDRVLNTAKDRFHLPRPALIAFLQNVAPKIEAFATVLNQDIGQCPNYAAALAAGAAELVNLTVENSRNRLGGSAASATTMRPNESTRLKPKPVPPPRTPVPASGGTTGPVEFRPEFVKNLPEGGCKLGDYELQSILGRGAMGIVFKAFEPSLHRFVAIKMLAPEVSSAPVARQRFAREARVAASIQHENVVGIHAVREAAGVPYLAMEYVGGSCLETRVEQHGSMPVLLALSAARQIAAGLAAAHAKQIIHRDIKPANILIEHESGRAKITDFGLARVIDDAKVTADGTLIGTPFFMAPETIQGRGADARSDLFGLGGVMYHMVTGRVPFPGQTVAAVFNAVCTKDPDPPCRLRPTVPDWLEDMILRLLQKDPAARYPDAASVAAILGECC comes from the coding sequence GTGTCGACAACAATCTATCCCCCGCCCATAACTCAGCTCCCCCCGCGTCACCGTGCCGCGCGGGAAGAGGTGCTCGCGGCCGTTCTCGACCCGACGCGGCTGCCCGCCGCCCCCGCGGTCGCGCTCCAGGTCGTGACCGCGGCGTCGCGCCCCGACTGCGAACCGTCCGAAATCGTTACCCTGCTCGCGCTCGATTCGGCCCTGTGCGGAAAACTCCTCCGGGCCGTGAACTCGTGCATTTACGGACTGAAGCAGCCGATCGCGTCGGTCGCGCGGGCGGTCCACGTGATCGGGCTGAACACCGTCCGCTCGCTGGCCCTCGGGCTCTCGATCCCCGCCGTGAAGTTCGGGCGCGGGGCGGAATCGGCGATGCGCGACTACTGGATGACCTCCGTGGGCGGGGCCATCATCGCGCGCGAACTGGCCGTGCTCGTCCGCCGCGCCAACCCCGACGACGACCTCGTGGCCGGGCTGCTCCGCGACCTGGGCGAGTTGCTCCTGCGCCAGATGTACCCCGACACCTGGGCCAAGCACGTCGAGTATTACGGGGACCGGCTCGTCGAGGACCCGTGCGGCCTGGAGATCGAGTCGTTCGGGATCGACCACGCCGACATCACGGCCGAGATCCTTCAACAGTGGAAGCTGCCGCCCGACATCGTGGAGCCGATCCGGTACCACCACCAGCCCGCGCTGGCCGCGACTGGCGGTAAGGTCCACCAGAACCGCGCCGAGCTGCTCCAGTTCGCGAACTACCTCGTTCAGTTGGACACCGTCGCCCAGAACCCGGAGCTCCTCGACCGCGTGCTGAACACGGCGAAGGACCGGTTCCACTTGCCGCGCCCGGCCCTGATCGCGTTCCTCCAGAACGTCGCGCCGAAGATCGAGGCGTTCGCGACCGTGCTCAACCAGGACATCGGGCAGTGCCCGAACTACGCCGCGGCGCTCGCCGCGGGCGCCGCCGAGCTCGTGAACCTGACGGTCGAGAACAGCCGCAACCGGCTGGGCGGGTCGGCCGCATCAGCCACGACCATGCGCCCGAACGAGTCGACGCGGCTCAAACCGAAGCCCGTCCCGCCCCCGCGCACCCCGGTGCCGGCTTCGGGCGGCACCACCGGCCCCGTCGAGTTCCGCCCCGAGTTCGTCAAGAACTTGCCCGAGGGCGGGTGCAAGCTCGGGGACTACGAGTTGCAGAGCATCCTCGGGCGCGGCGCGATGGGGATCGTGTTCAAGGCGTTCGAGCCGAGCCTGCACCGGTTCGTCGCGATCAAGATGCTCGCGCCCGAAGTGTCCTCCGCCCCGGTCGCGCGCCAGCGCTTCGCGCGCGAGGCCCGGGTCGCGGCCTCGATCCAGCACGAGAACGTGGTGGGGATTCACGCCGTGCGCGAGGCGGCCGGGGTGCCGTACCTCGCGATGGAGTACGTCGGCGGGAGCTGCCTCGAGACGCGGGTCGAGCAGCACGGGTCGATGCCGGTCCTGCTCGCACTGAGCGCCGCGCGCCAGATCGCCGCCGGGCTCGCCGCCGCGCACGCCAAGCAGATCATCCACCGGGACATCAAGCCCGCGAACATTCTGATCGAGCACGAGAGCGGGCGCGCCAAGATCACCGACTTCGGTCTGGCCCGCGTGATCGACGACGCGAAGGTGACCGCCGACGGCACCCTGATCGGCACGCCGTTCTTCATGGCCCCCGAGACCATCCAGGGGCGCGGCGCGGACGCGCGGTCCGACCTGTTCGGGCTCGGCGGCGTGATGTACCACATGGTCACCGGGCGCGTCCCGTTTCCGGGCCAGACCGTGGCGGCCGTGTTCAACGCGGTCTGCACCAAGGACCCGGACCCGCCGTGCCGGTTGCGCCCCACGGTCCCGGACTGGCTCGAGGACATGATCCTGCGCCTGCTCCAGAAGGACCCCGCCGCGCGCTACCCGGACGCGGCCTCCGTCGCAGCGATCCTAGGTGAGTGCTGCTGA
- the glgX gene encoding glycogen debranching protein GlgX — protein sequence MTPFRTSRGRPLPLGPSLTPDGANFALLCRHGQRVTLVILPAGGGSTPLAEFPLDARKNRTGDHWHIRVHDLPEAFCYGWRVDGPHGPRTRFDPSRLLLDPSAVMLSDGADWAGTCETDPQRTSRRSLYRRGTRYNWEDDTPPLTEYEDSLIYEVHVRGFTCDPSSGVADRGTFRGLVEKIPYLKWLGVTAVELMPVFEWDECDCPFFNPETGEKMTNFWGYNPVAFAAPKAAFAASAKQYGQTHEFRDMVKAMHAAGIEVILDVVFNHTGEGNDAGRTFNFRGLDNELYYLMDEQGNYLNYSGCGNTVNCNHPIVRDLIMTCLRYWVGDMHVDGFRFDLASILGRDRKGNVMVEPPVIESITEDGVLADTKLIAEPWDAGGLYQVGRFPFGRRWSEWNGKYRDDVRRFWKGDHGMTPALADRICGSADLYQWSGRLPRHSVNFVTAHDGFTLNDLVSYNEKHNDANGEQGRDGENNNYSWNCGAEGETPDPAVRALRERQAKNMMATLMISQGVPMLLAGDEFLRTQQGNNNAWCQDNEISWVDWKLAETNKGFLRFVRELIHLRKRHPALRRRRFFVGEFMRDPAREQLAFPAITPPPAAASDSAKVGHGGDVFPSAGPVRPGDAGLPPGADAHTFGEFARAGREPVPGVLPTLADIHWHGTEPYQPDWGFTSRALAFALDGRFTGREHDPDYHIDNDFFVALNAWSEPLKFRIPPAPTRRRWRRLIDTALPSPDDIVPTENGPAVPEGSVYTVAAFSTLVLISEA from the coding sequence ATGACGCCCTTCCGTACCAGTCGGGGTCGCCCGCTGCCGCTCGGTCCGTCGCTCACGCCCGACGGGGCGAACTTCGCGCTCCTCTGCCGGCACGGGCAGCGCGTCACGCTCGTCATTCTCCCGGCCGGAGGGGGGAGCACCCCGCTCGCGGAGTTCCCGCTGGACGCCCGCAAGAACCGCACCGGGGACCACTGGCACATCCGCGTTCACGACTTGCCGGAAGCGTTCTGCTACGGCTGGCGCGTGGACGGCCCGCACGGCCCGCGCACGCGGTTCGACCCGTCGCGCCTCCTGCTCGACCCGTCCGCGGTGATGCTCTCGGACGGCGCGGACTGGGCCGGCACGTGCGAAACCGACCCGCAGCGCACGAGCCGCCGGAGCCTGTACCGCCGCGGCACGCGCTACAACTGGGAGGACGACACCCCGCCGCTCACCGAGTACGAGGACTCGCTCATTTACGAGGTCCACGTGCGCGGGTTCACGTGCGACCCGTCGAGCGGGGTCGCGGACCGGGGCACGTTCCGCGGGCTGGTCGAGAAGATCCCGTACCTGAAGTGGCTCGGCGTCACGGCGGTCGAGCTGATGCCGGTGTTCGAGTGGGACGAGTGCGACTGCCCGTTCTTCAACCCGGAAACGGGCGAGAAGATGACCAACTTCTGGGGGTACAACCCGGTTGCGTTCGCGGCGCCGAAGGCCGCGTTCGCGGCCAGCGCCAAACAGTACGGCCAGACGCACGAGTTCCGCGACATGGTGAAAGCCATGCACGCGGCGGGCATCGAGGTGATTCTGGACGTGGTGTTCAACCACACCGGCGAGGGCAACGACGCCGGGCGCACCTTCAACTTCCGCGGGCTCGACAACGAACTCTATTACTTGATGGACGAGCAGGGGAACTACCTGAACTATTCGGGCTGCGGGAACACGGTGAACTGCAACCACCCGATCGTCCGCGACCTCATCATGACGTGCCTGCGGTACTGGGTCGGCGACATGCACGTGGACGGGTTCCGGTTCGACCTCGCGTCCATTCTCGGGCGCGACCGGAAGGGGAACGTGATGGTCGAGCCCCCGGTGATCGAGAGCATCACCGAGGACGGGGTACTGGCGGACACCAAGCTCATCGCCGAGCCGTGGGACGCGGGCGGGCTGTACCAGGTGGGCCGGTTCCCGTTCGGGCGCCGGTGGAGCGAGTGGAACGGGAAGTACCGCGACGACGTGCGCCGGTTCTGGAAGGGCGACCACGGCATGACGCCCGCGCTCGCGGACCGCATCTGCGGGAGCGCCGACCTGTACCAGTGGAGCGGCCGGCTCCCGCGCCACTCGGTGAACTTCGTCACCGCGCACGACGGGTTCACGCTCAACGACCTCGTGAGCTACAACGAGAAGCACAACGACGCGAACGGCGAACAGGGCCGCGACGGGGAGAACAACAACTACTCGTGGAACTGCGGCGCCGAGGGCGAAACGCCCGACCCGGCCGTCCGCGCGCTCCGCGAGCGGCAGGCGAAGAACATGATGGCGACCCTGATGATTAGTCAGGGCGTACCCATGTTACTGGCCGGCGACGAGTTCCTGCGCACGCAGCAGGGGAACAACAACGCCTGGTGCCAGGACAACGAGATTTCCTGGGTGGACTGGAAGCTCGCGGAAACGAACAAGGGGTTCCTGCGCTTCGTGCGCGAGCTGATCCACTTGCGGAAGCGGCACCCGGCGCTGCGGCGCCGGCGGTTCTTCGTCGGCGAGTTCATGCGCGACCCGGCCCGCGAACAGCTCGCGTTCCCCGCGATCACGCCTCCACCGGCCGCGGCGAGCGATTCCGCGAAAGTGGGGCACGGGGGCGACGTGTTCCCGTCCGCCGGGCCGGTGCGCCCGGGCGACGCGGGCCTGCCGCCGGGCGCGGACGCGCACACGTTCGGCGAGTTCGCCCGGGCCGGGCGCGAACCCGTGCCGGGCGTTCTGCCGACGCTGGCCGACATCCACTGGCACGGGACGGAGCCGTACCAGCCGGACTGGGGGTTCACGTCGCGCGCGCTCGCGTTCGCGCTGGACGGCCGGTTCACCGGGCGCGAGCACGACCCCGATTACCACATCGACAACGATTTCTTCGTCGCGCTGAACGCCTGGAGCGAGCCGCTGAAATTCCGCATCCCGCCGGCCCCGACTCGGCGGCGCTGGCGCCGACTGATCGACACCGCGCTGCCGAGCCCGGACGACATCGTCCCGACCGAGAACGGCCCCGCGGTGCCGGAAGGGAGCGTGTACACGGTGGCCGCGTTCAGCACGCTGGTACTGATTTCAGAGGCGTGA